From Stenotrophomonas maltophilia, a single genomic window includes:
- a CDS encoding DUF2231 domain-containing protein: protein MVNPLAQAHRGPGTTLFSLLNPIPFGFFVGALIFDAIYLNSAEVMWGKAAAWLITFGLLIAIVPRLINLFAVWRRNGTATRIDRIDFFLNLVAVLLAIWNAFVHSRDAYAVAVPGTILSALTVALIALGLILLSLQPPVLQGGRHG, encoded by the coding sequence ATGGTCAACCCCCTGGCCCAGGCCCATCGTGGCCCAGGCACTACGCTGTTCAGCCTGTTGAACCCGATACCGTTCGGCTTCTTCGTCGGCGCGCTGATCTTCGACGCGATCTACCTCAACAGCGCCGAGGTGATGTGGGGCAAGGCCGCGGCCTGGCTGATCACCTTCGGCCTGCTGATCGCCATCGTGCCGCGGCTGATCAACCTGTTCGCGGTCTGGCGCCGCAACGGCACGGCCACCCGCATCGACCGCATCGACTTCTTCCTCAACCTGGTGGCCGTGCTGCTGGCGATCTGGAACGCCTTCGTGCACAGCCGTGATGCCTATGCCGTCGCGGTGCCGGGCACGATCCTGTCGGCGCTGACCGTGGCCCTGATCGCACTGGGCCTGATCCTGCTGTCGTTGCAGCCGCCGGTGCTGCAGGGAGGCCGTCATGGCTAA
- a CDS encoding PQQ-dependent sugar dehydrogenase: MAKHILPTVAALALAVTLSACAGKAEYHPADQSGTKPPLPAPKNFLMPPMQVPKGVGWAEGQSPTVADGLKIERIAANLMHPRRLLTLPNGDVLVVEGNGPGEEPVTTPKQWIAGKVKARSGKAGKGGNRVTLLRRTPGTTTWTQHVYIEGLHSPFGIQLIGDTLYVANTGNIMQYHYVPGETRMSDKGREFTDLPSTINHHWTKELLASRDGSKLYVGVGSNSNITENGLAVEYRRAVVLEVDVATRGSRIFASGIRNPTGLDWEPSTGKLWAVANERDEIGADLVPDYLTSVKEDGFYGWPYSYYGQHVDERVQPQRPDLVAKAIVPDYAIGSHVAPLGLLFYTGQALPAQYHGGAFIGEHGSWDRSPLSGYEVVYVPFKDGKPTGRPQTVVGGFTSKDEKTLMGAPVGMAMDAEGALLVADDVGDVVWRVSAK; this comes from the coding sequence ATGGCTAAGCACATCCTGCCCACCGTGGCCGCCCTGGCACTGGCCGTCACCCTGTCGGCCTGTGCAGGCAAGGCCGAGTACCACCCCGCCGACCAGTCCGGCACGAAGCCGCCGCTGCCGGCGCCGAAGAACTTCCTGATGCCACCGATGCAGGTGCCCAAGGGCGTCGGCTGGGCCGAAGGCCAGTCACCGACGGTGGCCGACGGCCTGAAGATCGAGCGCATCGCCGCCAACCTGATGCACCCGCGGCGCCTGCTGACCCTGCCCAATGGCGACGTGCTGGTGGTGGAAGGCAACGGCCCCGGTGAAGAGCCGGTCACCACGCCCAAGCAGTGGATCGCCGGCAAGGTGAAGGCCCGTTCGGGCAAGGCCGGCAAGGGCGGCAACCGGGTCACCCTGCTGCGCCGCACGCCCGGCACCACCACCTGGACCCAGCACGTCTACATCGAGGGCCTGCATTCGCCGTTCGGCATCCAGCTGATCGGTGACACGCTGTACGTGGCCAACACCGGCAACATCATGCAGTACCACTATGTGCCGGGCGAAACCCGCATGTCCGACAAGGGCCGCGAGTTCACCGACCTGCCCAGCACCATCAACCACCACTGGACCAAGGAACTGCTGGCCAGCCGCGATGGCAGCAAGTTGTACGTGGGCGTGGGCTCCAACAGCAACATCACCGAGAACGGCCTGGCGGTGGAGTACCGCCGCGCCGTGGTGCTGGAAGTGGACGTGGCCACCCGTGGCAGCCGCATCTTTGCATCGGGCATCCGCAACCCGACCGGTCTGGACTGGGAGCCGAGTACCGGCAAGCTGTGGGCGGTGGCCAACGAGCGCGACGAGATCGGCGCCGACCTGGTGCCCGATTACCTGACCTCGGTGAAGGAAGATGGCTTCTACGGCTGGCCCTACAGCTACTACGGCCAGCATGTGGATGAGCGCGTGCAGCCGCAGCGGCCGGACCTGGTGGCCAAGGCGATCGTGCCCGACTACGCCATCGGCTCGCACGTGGCACCGCTGGGGTTGCTGTTCTACACCGGGCAGGCGTTGCCGGCGCAGTACCACGGTGGCGCTTTCATCGGCGAGCACGGCAGCTGGGATCGTTCACCGCTGAGCGGCTATGAAGTGGTGTACGTGCCGTTCAAGGACGGCAAGCCAACCGGGCGGCCGCAGACCGTGGTCGGTGGCTTCACTTCCAAAGACGAGAAGACGCTGATGGGCGCACCGGTGGGCATGGCGATGGATGCCGAGGGCGCACTGCTGGTGGCCGACGACGTGGGCGACGTGGTGTGGCGGGTGTCAGCCAAGTAG
- a CDS encoding substrate-binding domain-containing protein produces the protein MYVPKTLVALIVAAALAPVDSASAQALVQGGGASMPASLYKGATDNILPTEFSYVVLGSGNGKRAFLNNEPALLQTTGTVHYAGSDAVLTSTELAAYNSTYNSYGSGNAYGPLIQIPVALAPIIVPFNKPGGVLDLTVSQLCGVFSGRITRWDQLPAGGRTGQITVVYRAESSGSSEILTRFLTAACQTSDVSGTTLKSSGWGLVPSFSVQPTFANLFVGNTVPSNFMAAPGPGDVALYNAVLVGDGRIGYTGPDVVANLSDATKVATVKGYSPAEVSLQATIETVSPPTGAAANDPANWVPVFGNPSAGYPIVGLTNLIIGQCYQNRMVGNSLRSFLLTHYGSAQVGGVEQGRNDAAVRSHGFYPLPNSWRNAIRTRFALAGNAAGLNNPAVCNGIGRPL, from the coding sequence ATGTACGTGCCAAAGACTCTGGTGGCCTTGATCGTGGCCGCCGCACTCGCCCCTGTTGATTCGGCATCTGCGCAGGCCCTGGTGCAGGGAGGAGGCGCCTCAATGCCCGCGTCCCTGTACAAGGGAGCGACGGACAATATCTTGCCGACAGAATTCAGCTATGTCGTGCTGGGTTCCGGCAATGGGAAGCGTGCGTTCCTCAACAATGAGCCCGCGCTGCTGCAGACGACCGGAACGGTCCATTACGCAGGCAGTGACGCGGTGCTGACCAGTACCGAACTGGCGGCGTACAACAGCACCTACAATTCCTACGGGTCCGGCAACGCCTATGGGCCGCTGATACAGATCCCCGTTGCGCTGGCCCCGATCATTGTTCCGTTCAACAAGCCTGGTGGCGTGCTGGACCTGACGGTTTCCCAGCTCTGCGGAGTGTTCTCCGGCAGGATCACCCGCTGGGATCAACTGCCGGCTGGAGGTCGGACGGGGCAGATCACTGTCGTCTACCGGGCGGAGAGCAGCGGCAGCAGCGAGATCCTCACCCGTTTCCTCACCGCCGCCTGCCAAACGAGCGACGTCTCGGGCACAACGCTGAAATCCAGTGGCTGGGGTCTGGTGCCCTCGTTCTCGGTGCAGCCCACGTTCGCCAACCTGTTCGTTGGCAACACGGTACCGTCCAACTTCATGGCTGCGCCAGGGCCGGGGGACGTTGCGCTCTACAATGCCGTCCTGGTTGGAGATGGTCGGATTGGCTACACCGGGCCGGATGTCGTTGCAAACCTCAGCGATGCGACCAAGGTTGCAACCGTGAAGGGATACTCGCCTGCCGAAGTCAGCCTGCAGGCGACCATCGAAACCGTCTCGCCGCCGACCGGAGCGGCCGCCAATGATCCAGCCAACTGGGTGCCTGTGTTCGGCAACCCCTCGGCGGGTTATCCCATCGTTGGGCTCACGAACCTGATCATCGGCCAGTGCTACCAGAACCGGATGGTCGGCAACAGCCTGCGCAGTTTCCTGCTCACGCACTATGGAAGTGCCCAGGTCGGAGGGGTTGAGCAGGGTCGAAACGATGCTGCCGTTCGAAGCCACGGCTTCTACCCGTTGCCCAACAGTTGGCGAAATGCGATTCGCACGCGCTTCGCACTGGCTGGCAATGCGGCTGGCCTGAACAACCCGGCGGTCTGCAACGGCATCGGGCGTCCGCTCTAG
- the yidA gene encoding sugar-phosphatase yields MDMGRRQSTIELVAIDMDGTLLDPAHQLTARARQAIAQARALGVHIVLTSGRPVPGLAPFLHELGITGDDDYCIACNGGLVQRIGTRETVVEYPLSFDDFLFCEQVARDLGVHFQALDSQRMYTPNQDISYYTVADSHLSRMPLSYRRVQDMDPSMSFIKLMMIDAPDVLDAAIARLPAELTERFAVLKSAPFFLEVFDHRAGKGPSLQKLAEHLGIDRANVMAIGDQENDLTMLQYAGTSVAMGNAIDAVKAVARFETTSNADEGVARAIERFVLQ; encoded by the coding sequence ATGGACATGGGCCGCAGGCAATCGACCATCGAACTGGTCGCCATCGACATGGATGGCACCCTGCTGGATCCAGCCCACCAGCTCACCGCCCGGGCCAGGCAGGCCATCGCGCAGGCGCGCGCGCTGGGCGTGCACATCGTGCTGACCAGCGGCCGCCCGGTTCCCGGCCTGGCACCGTTCCTGCACGAGCTGGGCATCACCGGTGACGACGACTACTGCATCGCCTGCAACGGCGGCCTGGTGCAGCGCATCGGCACGCGCGAAACCGTGGTCGAGTATCCGCTCAGCTTCGACGACTTCCTGTTCTGCGAGCAGGTGGCCCGCGACCTGGGCGTGCACTTCCAGGCGCTGGACAGCCAGCGCATGTACACGCCCAACCAGGACATCAGCTACTACACCGTGGCCGACTCGCATCTTTCGCGGATGCCGCTGTCGTATCGCCGCGTGCAGGACATGGACCCGTCGATGTCCTTCATCAAGCTGATGATGATCGACGCGCCGGACGTGCTGGATGCCGCCATCGCACGCCTGCCCGCCGAACTGACCGAGCGCTTCGCGGTGCTGAAGAGCGCTCCGTTCTTCCTGGAGGTGTTCGACCATCGCGCCGGCAAGGGGCCAAGCCTGCAGAAGCTGGCCGAGCACCTGGGCATCGACCGCGCCAACGTGATGGCCATAGGTGACCAGGAGAACGACCTGACCATGCTGCAGTACGCCGGCACCAGCGTGGCGATGGGCAACGCCATCGATGCGGTGAAGGCCGTGGCGCGGTTTGAAACCACCAGCAATGCCGACGAAGGCGTGGCGCGCGCGATCGAGCGCTTCGTTCTGCAGTAA
- a CDS encoding YifB family Mg chelatase-like AAA ATPase: protein MSLALVHSRARAGVDAPLVRVEVHLSGGLPATQIVGLAETSVRESRERVRAALLCARFDFPQRRITLNLAPADLPKEGGRYDLAIALGILAASGQVDPQALLQYEFLGELGLTGELRPVAGALPAAIAAAEAGRILVVPPGNAAEAALAEHADVRVARTLLECCAGLGNPRLLPPVERVDTTPLPLPDLADVRGQAHARRALEVAAAGGHHMLLIGSPGCGKTLLASRLPSLLPDTEETEALQLAAIASVSGEGLDPRRWRQRPFRAPHHSASAAALVGGGNPPCPGEISLAHHGVLFLDELPEWNRSALETLREPLESGHIRIARAARSVQYPARFQLVAAMNPCPCGWAGDRSNRCLCTDERITRYRARVSGPLLDRIDLHISVARMDAVELRESTPLGEPSASVRERVEAAHARQQARGGLNAHLPPAALRACTRLSEADQDVLEQAIERLQLSARAMHRILRVARTIADLAGCEAIQTAHLSEAIGYRQLDRGKP from the coding sequence ATGAGCCTGGCGCTGGTCCATAGCCGCGCCCGCGCCGGGGTCGATGCCCCGCTGGTGCGGGTGGAAGTGCATCTCTCTGGTGGCCTGCCTGCCACCCAGATTGTCGGCCTGGCCGAAACCAGCGTGCGCGAATCACGCGAACGCGTGCGCGCGGCGCTGCTCTGTGCGCGCTTCGATTTTCCACAACGGCGCATCACCTTGAACCTGGCGCCCGCCGATCTGCCCAAGGAGGGGGGCCGCTACGATCTGGCGATTGCGCTGGGCATTCTTGCGGCCAGCGGCCAGGTCGATCCGCAGGCGCTGCTTCAGTACGAGTTCCTGGGCGAGCTGGGCCTGACCGGTGAGCTACGGCCGGTGGCCGGTGCGCTGCCCGCGGCGATTGCGGCCGCTGAAGCCGGGCGCATTCTGGTGGTACCGCCGGGCAATGCCGCCGAGGCTGCGTTGGCCGAGCACGCCGATGTGCGTGTGGCGCGCACGCTGCTGGAGTGCTGCGCCGGGTTGGGCAATCCGCGCCTGTTGCCGCCCGTGGAGCGCGTGGACACCACGCCATTGCCGCTGCCGGATCTGGCCGACGTGCGCGGGCAGGCGCATGCGCGGCGTGCATTGGAGGTCGCCGCTGCGGGTGGGCACCATATGTTGCTGATCGGTAGCCCTGGCTGCGGCAAGACGCTGTTGGCCTCGCGCCTGCCCAGTCTGTTGCCTGACACCGAAGAGACTGAAGCACTGCAGCTGGCCGCGATTGCCTCGGTGAGCGGTGAAGGGCTGGACCCGCGCCGCTGGCGACAGCGGCCGTTCCGGGCACCGCACCACAGTGCGAGTGCAGCGGCGCTGGTAGGGGGTGGCAACCCACCCTGCCCCGGCGAGATTTCGCTGGCGCACCACGGGGTGCTGTTCCTGGACGAACTGCCGGAATGGAACCGCAGCGCACTGGAGACGCTACGTGAGCCGTTGGAATCAGGGCATATCCGTATCGCGCGCGCGGCGCGTAGCGTGCAGTACCCCGCACGCTTTCAGCTGGTGGCCGCGATGAACCCCTGCCCGTGTGGCTGGGCCGGTGACCGCAGCAACCGCTGCCTGTGCACGGATGAGCGCATCACCCGCTATCGCGCGCGGGTGTCAGGGCCGCTGCTGGACCGCATCGACCTGCATATCAGTGTGGCCAGGATGGACGCTGTAGAGCTGCGGGAGAGCACGCCGCTGGGGGAACCCAGCGCATCGGTGCGTGAGCGGGTGGAAGCCGCGCATGCCCGGCAACAGGCGCGTGGCGGGCTGAATGCCCATCTGCCACCGGCGGCACTGCGGGCGTGCACGAGACTGAGCGAAGCCGATCAGGATGTGCTGGAGCAGGCCATCGAGCGCCTGCAGCTTTCGGCACGGGCGATGCATCGAATCCTGCGGGTGGCGCGCACGATTGCAGATCTGGCGGGTTGTGAAGCGATCCAGACCGCGCATCTTTCTGAAGCGATCGGGTACCGGCAGTTGGACCGGGGAAAGCCCTAG
- a CDS encoding OST-HTH/LOTUS domain-containing protein, producing MSVIDPNDIVGAQHEVQRLIGRCILRLQQCEQLMKSMLAFQKLSGTPETLPKSLNNRRTEISGSTMGALVGRLTTECMLKEGGEVPDVPSGLDHDSSLFGLHMAINLPGESHAALQTDLRALVNLRNTLVHHFFEQYDIRTIDECVKAQDALRHACTEIDRQFEQLRTLAAGMAQGMTAFAELVQSPEFHDFLVNGIAPDGQIHWPFAGIVSALRQAFRERAIDGWVNLDTAALWMAEHHPEQTPRKYGCARWRHVIHESRQFELRNFAHNGQRGAWFRERPESTG from the coding sequence ATGTCCGTAATCGACCCGAATGACATTGTCGGTGCGCAGCACGAAGTGCAACGGCTTATCGGTCGTTGCATTCTTCGACTTCAACAGTGCGAGCAACTGATGAAGTCCATGCTGGCCTTTCAGAAGTTGTCCGGCACACCGGAAACGCTCCCAAAGAGTTTGAACAACCGCAGGACTGAGATCAGCGGTAGCACCATGGGCGCTTTGGTGGGTCGCCTGACTACCGAATGCATGCTGAAGGAAGGCGGCGAAGTTCCCGACGTCCCATCAGGTCTCGACCATGATTCAAGCCTTTTTGGCCTGCACATGGCGATCAATCTGCCAGGGGAATCCCATGCGGCCCTGCAAACGGATCTGCGCGCACTGGTTAACCTCAGGAACACGCTCGTTCACCACTTCTTCGAGCAGTACGACATCCGGACTATCGATGAATGCGTCAAGGCCCAGGATGCGCTCAGGCACGCTTGCACCGAGATCGATCGACAGTTTGAACAACTGCGCACGCTTGCCGCAGGTATGGCGCAGGGCATGACAGCCTTTGCTGAACTGGTGCAGAGCCCAGAGTTCCATGACTTTCTGGTCAACGGCATCGCGCCTGATGGGCAGATCCATTGGCCGTTCGCCGGCATTGTCAGTGCGCTCAGACAGGCTTTCCGAGAACGGGCGATCGACGGTTGGGTGAATCTGGACACAGCCGCTCTGTGGATGGCAGAGCACCATCCCGAGCAAACCCCCAGGAAGTATGGCTGCGCCCGATGGCGCCACGTCATCCATGAATCCCGTCAGTTCGAGCTGCGCAACTTCGCGCACAACGGCCAACGTGGAGCGTGGTTTCGTGAGCGGCCTGAGTCGACAGGCTGA
- a CDS encoding exopolysaccharide biosynthesis protein: MTYRAPETKDSAPLAQQIEQMIDELPGEQVSVGTLLSALGDEGLLLIVILLSAIFIIPVSIPGLSTVFGASILLIGLSRVRNRPLWVAQKLARREIATDKLKANLGRALKWVHRMERLSRPMRLAVMVRSKKMMRLNNLMLVFATLLLMAPAGPIPFSNTLPALALMSFAIGFIQRDGAAVAAGYGFVVATVVYFGVLLGGVGFAAESVFSGLRSGPSEL; encoded by the coding sequence ATGACCTACCGTGCCCCCGAAACCAAAGACAGCGCGCCGCTGGCCCAGCAGATCGAGCAGATGATCGACGAGCTGCCCGGCGAACAGGTCAGCGTCGGCACCCTGCTCAGCGCGCTGGGCGATGAGGGCCTGCTGCTGATCGTGATCCTGCTCTCGGCCATCTTCATCATTCCAGTGTCGATTCCCGGGCTGAGTACGGTGTTTGGCGCCTCGATCCTGCTGATCGGCCTGAGCCGGGTGCGCAACCGCCCGTTGTGGGTGGCGCAGAAGCTGGCGCGCCGCGAGATCGCCACCGACAAGCTGAAGGCCAACCTGGGCCGTGCGCTGAAGTGGGTGCACCGCATGGAGCGGTTGTCGCGGCCGATGCGGCTGGCGGTGATGGTGCGCTCGAAGAAGATGATGCGCCTGAACAACCTGATGCTGGTGTTCGCGACCCTGCTGCTGATGGCGCCGGCCGGGCCGATTCCCTTCAGCAACACGCTGCCGGCGCTGGCGCTGATGTCGTTTGCGATCGGCTTCATCCAGCGCGATGGCGCGGCGGTGGCGGCCGGCTACGGATTCGTGGTGGCCACGGTGGTGTATTTCGGCGTGCTGCTGGGTGGCGTGGGGTTTGCTGCCGAATCGGTGTTCAGCGGGCTGCGCAGCGGGCCGTCGGAACTGTAG
- a CDS encoding TonB-dependent receptor, with product MNTPPTTRLALAIITVIATPAYAAESSDTAHDTPTTLNALQVIATPRGAAVAPTQVVGPNRYIIKAEDLDAMVTGNNGLAMLKQVPGASYTATDGLGLDISATSLFVRGFRMNEMGITFEGVPLNDNGFLSLTGTSVVNVGVPDGIGAITVSPGGAPVSVFSSSVNGGSLEYRLRELQDTPSLRVKQGVGSNSTLVTTVSGQSGQLGEHGPKVLVDLQRVSADKYQGEGTQNFLRGDLKLRQDVAWGDFTVFLSDSKAKVWGYNNISFDMIRKLGWKADIFYPDYAWAWYVASPENANKSCGAYTCGELSELIPYDTGQTTRDRVSSINHRFQITPALSGNVQLYNANSHTQATLTDPTVPSPNGAPFSEQVQTPRVNRLGGMLNLQFETGAHTFTAGVWQEKSKAAAKTEWYQQPLLGEGPPLKATGPFDVYGPAFKTDNASSWVTRSRQFYLQDDIVLNDTLKLGVGFKAVDFRTSGGGLGDAKDRPVNGTLRAKSNFLPHVSLFWSPTESTDAFIDLANTMNGYRVAQRGNIGYTASAWTITDQEEFDRVAGTLRPEKNWNLTLGASHRFDRLTITGDVFYNDIRNRLLSAAIGTQFAQINTVRLMPKMHVIGADLGITADLTDHLQFYQGVAVARSYYDSDFVVGDTVYPIKGNAQPGYPQISLVSDLSAHFGDWRFGATSTSYLRQPFTYENDIRVPTFWQVNTYAAYRFGADSVVPGLELRLDVSNLFNRHNIGTATIAGSSFSGDYQTLQRSAPRQLMFSTSMTF from the coding sequence ATGAACACTCCACCCACGACGCGCCTCGCACTGGCCATCATCACCGTCATCGCCACACCCGCCTACGCCGCCGAATCGTCCGACACCGCGCACGACACGCCCACCACCTTGAACGCGCTGCAGGTGATCGCCACGCCGCGTGGCGCCGCCGTCGCGCCAACCCAGGTGGTCGGCCCCAACCGCTACATCATCAAGGCCGAAGACCTCGACGCCATGGTCACCGGCAACAACGGCCTGGCCATGCTCAAGCAGGTACCCGGCGCCAGCTACACCGCCACCGACGGCCTGGGCCTGGATATCTCGGCCACCAGCCTGTTCGTGCGCGGCTTCCGCATGAATGAAATGGGCATCACGTTCGAGGGCGTGCCGCTGAACGACAACGGCTTCCTCTCGCTCACCGGCACCAGCGTGGTGAATGTGGGCGTACCCGATGGCATCGGCGCGATCACGGTCAGCCCCGGTGGCGCACCGGTCAGTGTGTTCTCCAGCAGCGTCAACGGCGGCAGCCTGGAATACCGCCTGCGCGAGCTGCAGGACACGCCCAGCCTGCGTGTGAAGCAGGGCGTGGGCAGCAACAGCACGCTGGTCACCACCGTGTCCGGGCAGAGCGGCCAGCTCGGCGAGCACGGCCCGAAGGTGCTGGTCGACCTGCAGCGCGTGTCGGCCGACAAGTACCAGGGCGAGGGCACCCAGAACTTCCTGCGCGGCGATCTGAAGCTGCGGCAGGACGTGGCCTGGGGTGACTTCACCGTGTTCCTGTCCGACAGCAAGGCCAAGGTCTGGGGCTACAACAACATCTCCTTCGACATGATCCGCAAGCTGGGCTGGAAGGCCGATATCTTCTATCCAGATTATGCGTGGGCGTGGTACGTGGCTTCGCCGGAAAACGCAAACAAATCCTGTGGCGCCTACACCTGCGGTGAGCTGTCCGAACTGATCCCGTACGACACCGGCCAGACCACCCGCGACCGCGTGTCCTCGATCAACCACCGGTTCCAGATCACCCCGGCGCTGAGTGGCAACGTGCAGCTGTACAACGCCAACAGCCATACCCAGGCCACGCTCACCGACCCGACCGTGCCATCGCCCAACGGTGCACCGTTCTCCGAGCAGGTGCAGACGCCGCGCGTGAATCGGCTGGGCGGCATGCTCAACCTGCAGTTCGAGACCGGCGCGCATACCTTCACCGCCGGCGTCTGGCAGGAGAAGAGCAAGGCCGCGGCCAAGACCGAGTGGTACCAGCAGCCGCTGCTGGGCGAGGGCCCGCCGCTGAAGGCCACCGGTCCGTTCGATGTGTATGGCCCCGCGTTCAAGACCGACAATGCATCGAGCTGGGTGACCCGCTCGCGCCAGTTTTACCTGCAGGACGACATCGTGTTGAACGACACGCTGAAGCTGGGTGTCGGCTTCAAGGCCGTGGACTTTCGCACCAGCGGTGGCGGCCTGGGTGATGCCAAGGACCGGCCGGTGAACGGCACGCTGCGCGCGAAGAGCAACTTCCTGCCGCATGTCTCGCTGTTCTGGAGCCCGACCGAATCCACCGATGCCTTCATCGATCTGGCCAACACCATGAACGGCTACCGCGTGGCCCAGCGCGGCAACATCGGCTACACCGCCTCGGCGTGGACGATCACCGACCAGGAAGAGTTCGACCGCGTAGCGGGCACGCTGCGCCCGGAGAAGAACTGGAACCTGACCCTCGGTGCCTCGCATCGTTTCGACCGGCTGACGATTACCGGCGATGTGTTCTACAACGACATCCGTAACCGCCTGCTGTCGGCCGCCATCGGCACCCAGTTCGCGCAGATCAACACCGTGCGGCTGATGCCGAAGATGCACGTGATCGGCGCCGACCTCGGCATCACCGCCGACCTGACCGACCACCTGCAGTTCTACCAGGGCGTGGCCGTGGCCCGTTCGTACTACGACAGCGATTTCGTGGTGGGCGACACGGTGTACCCGATCAAGGGCAACGCGCAGCCGGGCTACCCACAGATTTCGCTGGTGAGCGATCTTTCCGCACACTTCGGCGACTGGCGTTTCGGTGCCACCAGCACCTCGTACCTGCGCCAGCCTTTCACCTACGAGAACGACATCCGCGTGCCGACCTTCTGGCAGGTCAACACCTACGCCGCCTACCGCTTCGGTGCGGACAGCGTGGTGCCTGGACTGGAGCTGCGGCTGGACGTGAGCAACCTGTTCAACCGCCACAACATCGGTACCGCCACCATCGCCGGCTCGTCGTTCTCGGGGGATTACCAGACCCTGCAGCGCAGCGCGCCCCGGCAGCTGATGTTCAGTACCTCGATGACGTTCTGA